The proteins below come from a single Nostoc sp. KVJ3 genomic window:
- the fabD gene encoding ACP S-malonyltransferase: MTKTAWVFPGQGSQVLGMGIDLLDIPAAKDKFAQAEEILGWSVTEICQKEEVKLSQTLYTQPILYVVETILADLLRERGHQPDLVAGHSLGEYSALYVAGVFEWSTGLYLVKRRAELMDSAVGGMMAALMNFDREELEKVIAQTPDVVLANDNSSAQVVISGTTEAVQAVMTQVKAKRAIPLKVSGAFHSHLIAPAATEFQDILESVEFQSATVPVLSNVEPIPSIDAEILKQRLNKQMTGSVRWREISLQLPVNGIQRVVEVGPGKVLTGLIKRSSPDLILENIQSAAHLPV, translated from the coding sequence ATGACTAAAACTGCATGGGTGTTTCCCGGACAAGGTTCTCAAGTACTAGGAATGGGAATAGACTTATTAGATATACCTGCCGCTAAAGATAAATTTGCCCAAGCTGAGGAAATTTTAGGCTGGTCTGTAACCGAAATCTGTCAAAAAGAAGAAGTAAAGTTATCACAGACGCTATATACTCAGCCAATTCTTTATGTGGTAGAAACCATTCTTGCTGACCTTCTTCGCGAACGAGGACACCAGCCAGATTTAGTTGCTGGTCACAGTTTGGGAGAATATTCTGCCCTTTATGTAGCAGGTGTCTTTGAGTGGTCGACTGGTTTATATCTAGTAAAGCGTCGTGCAGAACTGATGGATAGTGCCGTCGGTGGGATGATGGCGGCTTTGATGAATTTTGACCGTGAAGAGTTGGAAAAAGTCATTGCTCAAACGCCCGATGTGGTGTTAGCAAACGACAATAGTTCGGCTCAGGTGGTAATTTCCGGCACGACTGAGGCTGTACAAGCAGTGATGACTCAAGTGAAAGCCAAGCGTGCTATTCCCCTAAAAGTTTCTGGAGCATTTCATTCACATTTAATCGCACCAGCAGCTACGGAATTTCAAGACATTTTAGAATCTGTAGAATTTCAATCAGCTACTGTGCCAGTATTGTCTAATGTAGAGCCAATTCCGTCTATTGATGCTGAGATTTTAAAGCAACGTTTGAATAAACAAATGACTGGTTCTGTAAGATGGCGAGAAATTTCTCTGCAATTACCAGTTAATGGTATTCAGCGAGTAGTAGAAGTTGGCCCTGGTAAAGTCTTAACTGGTTTGATTAAACGTAGTAGCCCTGATTTAATATTAGAAAATATCCAGAGTGCTGCTCATTTACCTGTTTAA
- the plsX gene encoding phosphate acyltransferase PlsX encodes MGSTRVRIAIDAMGGDHAPGEIVAGAMRAKEELGVDILLVGDPQQIEAALPPKTNLGQVEIVPSEEAIAMDEEPLNAVRRKRKASINVAMDLVKQQQADAVFSAGHSGAAMASALLRLGRLPGIDRPAIGTVFPTIIAGKPVLVLDVGANVDCRPKFLEQFAVMGSAYSQYVLGTTEPKVGLLNIGEEDSKGNDAAVRAHQLLRENSQINFIGNAEGRDVLSGRFDVIVCDGFVGNVLLKFAEAVGEVILQILREELPQGLHGQIGSALLKPNLKRIKQRMDHAEHGGALLLGVAGVCFIGHGSSQAPSVFNAIRMAKEAVDNQVLQRIQSQYILEREGS; translated from the coding sequence ATGGGATCGACTCGTGTACGGATCGCAATTGATGCAATGGGAGGGGATCACGCACCCGGTGAAATCGTTGCTGGCGCAATGCGAGCAAAGGAAGAATTGGGTGTAGATATATTACTGGTTGGCGATCCCCAACAAATAGAAGCTGCCTTGCCACCAAAAACGAATTTAGGGCAGGTGGAGATTGTTCCATCTGAGGAAGCGATCGCAATGGATGAGGAGCCTCTAAATGCAGTTAGACGCAAACGCAAGGCTTCCATCAATGTGGCGATGGATTTAGTCAAGCAGCAACAGGCAGATGCTGTATTTTCTGCCGGTCACTCTGGGGCAGCTATGGCATCTGCCTTGCTCCGTTTAGGACGATTGCCAGGAATTGACCGCCCAGCAATTGGAACTGTTTTTCCGACAATTATTGCTGGTAAACCAGTATTAGTACTTGATGTTGGCGCGAATGTAGATTGCCGTCCGAAGTTTTTAGAGCAGTTTGCCGTTATGGGATCTGCTTACAGTCAGTATGTCTTAGGTACAACCGAACCAAAAGTGGGTTTGTTGAATATTGGTGAAGAAGACTCTAAGGGCAATGATGCAGCCGTCCGCGCCCACCAACTACTCCGCGAAAATTCCCAAATTAATTTTATTGGCAATGCCGAAGGGCGTGATGTGCTTTCCGGTCGATTTGATGTGATTGTCTGCGATGGCTTTGTAGGCAATGTGTTATTAAAATTTGCCGAAGCTGTTGGAGAAGTGATTCTACAAATTTTGCGGGAAGAATTACCCCAAGGATTGCACGGTCAAATCGGTTCAGCACTCTTAAAACCAAACCTGAAGCGAATTAAGCAACGAATGGATCATGCAGAACACGGCGGAGCTTTGCTGTTAGGTGTGGCAGGAGTTTGTTTTATCGGTCACGGTAGCTCACAAGCACCTTCAGTTTTTAATGCAATTCGCATGGCCAAAGAAGCTGTTGATAACCAGGTGCTGCAACGAATTCAGTCCCAATATATCCTAGAGCGCGAAGGCAGTTAG
- a CDS encoding beta-ketoacyl-ACP synthase III, with protein MQNLGVAITGSGSAVPATSLHNQTLTELVETSDEWITTRTGIRQRRLASPSESLSGLATAASIQAIATSGIKPEDLDLILLATSTPDDLFGSACQVQAQLGATNAVAFDLTAACSGFVFGLVTAAQYIRTGVYKNVLLIGADILSRWVDWQDRSTCVLFGDGAGAVVLQAAKSDRLLGFALKSDGTQNHYLKLAYAGASQELLNGVDVTKGAYQPITMNGKEVYRFAVQKVPEIIDKALFQANLSIDQIDWLVLHQANQRIIDAVAQRLNIPEHKVISNLAQYGNTSAASIPLALDEAVRQGKIKPNHIIATSGFGAGLTWGAAIFQWGR; from the coding sequence GTGCAAAACTTAGGCGTAGCAATTACCGGAAGTGGCTCGGCAGTGCCAGCAACTTCTTTACATAACCAGACATTGACTGAACTGGTTGAAACATCAGACGAGTGGATTACCACAAGAACGGGAATTCGTCAACGACGATTAGCGTCGCCGTCGGAGTCTTTGAGTGGGCTGGCCACTGCCGCCAGCATTCAGGCGATCGCAACATCGGGAATTAAACCAGAAGACCTAGACCTGATTTTGCTAGCGACTTCTACCCCTGATGATTTGTTTGGTAGTGCTTGTCAAGTACAGGCTCAATTAGGAGCTACCAACGCAGTAGCATTTGACTTGACAGCAGCTTGCTCTGGTTTTGTGTTTGGTCTGGTTACAGCAGCCCAATACATTAGAACAGGTGTGTACAAAAACGTACTTTTGATCGGGGCAGATATCCTCTCTCGCTGGGTAGATTGGCAAGATCGTAGCACCTGTGTATTATTCGGCGATGGTGCCGGGGCAGTAGTGTTACAGGCTGCCAAAAGCGATCGCTTATTAGGATTTGCCCTTAAAAGTGATGGGACTCAAAACCATTACCTCAAGCTTGCTTATGCAGGTGCTTCCCAAGAACTGCTTAATGGTGTAGATGTCACCAAAGGCGCTTATCAACCGATTACTATGAACGGCAAAGAAGTCTATCGCTTTGCTGTCCAAAAAGTACCAGAAATTATAGATAAAGCATTGTTTCAAGCCAACCTCAGCATTGACCAAATAGATTGGCTAGTTCTCCATCAAGCTAATCAACGCATTATCGATGCTGTTGCCCAACGCCTAAACATCCCAGAACATAAAGTTATCAGTAATCTTGCCCAGTATGGCAATACCTCTGCTGCTTCCATCCCCTTAGCTTTAGATGAAGCAGTGCGACAAGGTAAAATTAAACCCAATCATATTATTGCTACATCCGGCTTTGGTGCCGGTCTTACTTGGGGCGCAGCAATTTTTCAATGGGGAAGGTGA